A genomic segment from Malus domestica chromosome 05, GDT2T_hap1 encodes:
- the LOC103405238 gene encoding probable leucine-rich repeat receptor-like serine/threonine-protein kinase At3g14840 isoform X2: MQASGLEGPLPSSLSALNNMTYLRISDLSGESSAFPNLSNMTSMVKLMLRSCNITGEIPEYISTMRNLTDLDLSFNRLEGSIPDLENIIQLSTIYLTRNLLTGLPAWIKNRGSSFNIDLSYNNLSQNSVPDTCQIPSICSEVFPAGTIRYLANASFHVQKIGTRYI; encoded by the exons ATGCAAGCGAGTGGTCTTGAAGGCCCACTTCCATCTAGTCTCTCTGCCTTGAATAATATGACATATCT AAGGATTAGTGACTTAAGCGGTGAGAGTTCAGCTTTTCCAAACTTATCAAACATGACGAGCATGGTTAAATT GATGTTAAGGAGCTGCAATATAACAGGAGAAATCCCTGAATATATCTCTACCATGAGAAATCTGACTGATTT AGATCTTAGCTTCAACAGATTGGAAGGGAGCATTCCCGATCTTGAAAATATTATTCAATTGTCCACAAT ATATCTGACAAGAAACTTGCTTACTGGTCTTCCAGCGTGGATTAAAAATAGAGGCAGTAGCTT CAATATAGATCTTTCTTACAATAATTTATCTCAGAACTCTGTCCCAGATACTTGTCAGATACCTT CAATTTGTTCAGAAGTTTTTCCAGCCGGAACAATTC GATACTTAGCAAATGCCTCCTTCCATGTTCAAAAG ATCGGTACTCGTTACATCTAA
- the LOC103405238 gene encoding probable leucine-rich repeat receptor-like serine/threonine-protein kinase At3g14840 isoform X1 — translation MMSFTFFYFGLFISRKLFCFVVHLATWPQFNIQILEMQASGLEGPLPSSLSALNNMTYLRISDLSGESSAFPNLSNMTSMVKLMLRSCNITGEIPEYISTMRNLTDLDLSFNRLEGSIPDLENIIQLSTIYLTRNLLTGLPAWIKNRGSSFNIDLSYNNLSQNSVPDTCQIPSICSEVFPAGTIRYLANASFHVQKIGTRYI, via the exons atgatgtctttcacctttttttattttggtttgtttattagccgaaagttgttttgttttgttgtccacttggccacttggccacaattcAACATCCAGATCTT AGAGATGCAAGCGAGTGGTCTTGAAGGCCCACTTCCATCTAGTCTCTCTGCCTTGAATAATATGACATATCT AAGGATTAGTGACTTAAGCGGTGAGAGTTCAGCTTTTCCAAACTTATCAAACATGACGAGCATGGTTAAATT GATGTTAAGGAGCTGCAATATAACAGGAGAAATCCCTGAATATATCTCTACCATGAGAAATCTGACTGATTT AGATCTTAGCTTCAACAGATTGGAAGGGAGCATTCCCGATCTTGAAAATATTATTCAATTGTCCACAAT ATATCTGACAAGAAACTTGCTTACTGGTCTTCCAGCGTGGATTAAAAATAGAGGCAGTAGCTT CAATATAGATCTTTCTTACAATAATTTATCTCAGAACTCTGTCCCAGATACTTGTCAGATACCTT CAATTTGTTCAGAAGTTTTTCCAGCCGGAACAATTC GATACTTAGCAAATGCCTCCTTCCATGTTCAAAAG ATCGGTACTCGTTACATCTAA